From Desulfobacterales bacterium:
CAACAAGTGGCGGACAAACTGTTCATCAGCCCTAAAACGGCTGAAAACCACCGTGCCAATATTATGCGCAAGCTCGATCTGCACAGCACGCTAGAACTGGTGCGCTATGCCGCAAAGCTCGGCATCATCGACATCGATAGCTGGAAAACATAATCCCGCCCCCCGCCCGCAACATTATAGCCGTTATCAAAGTACCGCTGAAAACATCCTTCCGGCGGAATTTATTTTTGAAAACCGCTCTAGAATTCTTCTCCTTTCAGGTCATAGCGGCTCCGCTGACAAATATCGTTGCAGTCACTCCAAATTTCCGAAATCCGGGAAAAAACCGATAAAACCACCTGGAAATTTTTTCCGGCGTATGGATGGTATTCCCATATAGGGAATTTTCCTATGAAAATTGAAGCCTTTCTCCTATGGACAAATTCTATAAAGTCCATATTAATACACCCTGATACGTTACAGAGACAGATTGAAATGGGAAAAAAGGAAAACAATTCTCAAGAGGAGAATCGGTTCGATTTAGCCCGGCTGATTCGAAGCGTTCAGCGTATAGAGGGAAACCCGGATTGCTTCGGAAAGGCCAGCCGGCATTGCAGCCAGAGAGACTGCTGCTGGAAACCATACTGCCTGCCGCCCCCGGGGTTTGGACAGAAGAGCGACTTTAGCAACGACAAATAAGGAGATCAGCCATGACAAAGGCAAAGGTAAAATCCAGAGGCAGCCTGAGAAAAGTAAAATTTTCGTTTGAATCAACCGGTGCCAGAGAGGTTTTCTTGCTGGGCGATTTTAACAAATGGGACCCCCAGGCCCACCCCATGAAGAAGGATGTAAACGGCAGATGGAACCGAACGCTGATGATGCCCCCCGGAACATACGAATATAAGTTTATAGCGGATGGGCAATGGCTGCTGGACCCTTGCAACGACCAGTGTTGCCCGAATTGTTTCGGGAGCGACAACAGCGTCTTAAATCTGGAGTTAAGATAAGCATATCCCCTGATTCTGAAATTGCCGGCCGCCATCCTGGCAAGGCGCCTTGCTGTTCTTTAACCGTACCCAATTAGCGTGAAATAAACCGGCACAAATGAAAGGCTGCCCTTTTTGGGCGAGGAACGTCACTGGAGGATGATCCCATGGGAGGCACCAACATAAGGGGAAATAAGCTCGATCTTGAAATGGGTTACCTGGCGAAAAGTCCCTGCCGTGATTGTGCCTTAAAAAAGAATCTGCCCCGGTGTTCGAATGATTGTCGCATGTTAAATCAATTGCAAAACCGGCTGGCCAATCTCGTATCCTGTTTCAACGGGTATGCGGAACTTGAAACCTATTCTCTGTCACAGCAGAATTTTTTTTACGGGCAGATGGATCGGATCGGATCATAACCGTTTTAGGGTGCCCCAGGTGCTGGAATGACAATACTTTATGAAAAAAGAAAAGATTCCCGGCATCGATTAAAAGCCTCCTTAATCTGCCAGACAAATCTGTCGGGGGCCAATTATCATGCTAACAAATTGGACCACAGCCATTAAGAGCCATTATAGCTTTAAACCCGGAACGATGATTTATATCAGGCGTGAAAGCTGTCCGCAAAATTGTCCGGCGGGCCAGGCCTGTGAAGGTTGCCGAACGGTAACCCTTGCAACCGTGAAATGGTGTCAGTCGCGTGAAAGTGAAGGAATGGGTCTTTATTCAGCCGGCGCAAAATACTTTTGAAAGGTAATGCGAAAGGCAATTTGAGAAAGGAGGGAATATGTATAAAAAAATTATGGTTCCCTTGGACGGCTCGAAGCTGGCCGAATGTATTCTCCCGCATATTGAGGCATTTATTTCAGGTTGCCAACTAAACACGATCGTATTTGTGCGGGTCACGGAACCTGTCCCGGTGAGTTCGCATGGCGGATATCAGGTCAGCGAAATGGATTATAAGCTGATAGAAGAAAACACCAAGAGAATTAAAGCAGAAAGAATTTCTGCGGCTGAGAAATACCTTAAAGGTGTGGTGAATCGACTGAAACATAGTGGGGTGAAATTCCAGACGGAGGTTCTGGTCGGAAACGTTGCGGATAAACCGATAGACTACTCCGAAGCCAACGGCGTTGATATGATTTTCATTGCAACCCACGGCCGCTCCGGGGTGAGCCGGTGGGTTAGGGGGAGCATTGCCGATCGAATCCTGCGGGCATCGCGCGTGCCGGTTTTAATGCTCCGGGCGCCCGGCACCCTGAATGAGAGCAAGGCCTGACCGACCCCTGTCCTGAAGGCGAGCCTATGTTTTGCAACTCGATTCCGGTTGATGGAGACAAGCGTGACGGGTCGGTTCTATTTAAAAACCTCCCGGTAAACAGCGCGTTTTTCTTTGTTCCATCTCGGGCAGAAGGCCGGTTTTGCCTGCATCACCAGCTTAAAGCAGGCGTCGCACTTAGGGCTGCACTTTAAGATCGATCGATCCGCTCCTTTTCTGGCTTTTTGCGGCCACGTCGGATCCACCCACAGCATGCGCGCCAGGCCGATCAGGTCCGCTTTTTTGCCGGTCAGGAGGGACTCCGCTTTGGCAGGGGTTGAAATCCGACCGGCTGCGATTACCGGCACCCGCACCTGTTTTTTGATTGCACCGGCCAATGATGCCATGTATCCGGGTTTTTGGGACTTTCTGACGATATCCGGCCGGAAAAAAGATTCATAGGTGCCGCCCATGACGGAAAGATAAGCGACCCCTTCTTTTTGCAGTTCTTTTGCCAGCACCGCGGATTCTTTAAGTCCAAGTCCATCCGGCATCCACTCATCGGCCAGAAAACGGTATCCCACCGGAAAATCCCCCACGTTGTCCTTCACGCGTTTTAAAACTTCTACGGGAAAGTTAATGCGGTTTTCAATGGATCCGCCATACCTGTCGGTGCGCTGATTGGTCCGGGGTGAGACGAACTGCGAAAGGAGATAACCGGTCCCGCCATGAAGCTCCACCAGATCGAACCCCGCTTTTTTGACCCTTAAGGCGGCAGCAGCAAACTGTTTCTGGATGGCGGCAATCTCCTTTTTTGTCAACGCGCGCGGGGTCCTGTTAAATGCCGGCACCCCAGAGGGGGCCACTGCATCGGCCACATGGGCAAAACGTCCGGCGTGGTTAATCTGCAAACCGGCGCAGCAGCTTTCATCCTTTATGGTAAGGGACAGCTTTTCAAGACCGGGTATATAGCGATTATGATCGCATCGGATGGTCCGGTCCGAGCCGCTCCCATTCGGCGAAATGCTTGCGTTTTCGATCATAATCATGGCAGCCCCGCTCCGGGCCATCTCCTTGTAATGATAAAGCAGCAGGGGGGAGACCTTGCCGCCGGCAGCCGCGTATCCCAGATACAACGGCGCCATGGTGATGCGGTTTTTCAATTTCAGGCCATCAATCCTCATAGGATTAAATAGATTTTTATAGACAGGTTTTTTCATTTTCCCCTCCTGATGTATACATTGCGACATAAACAGTTTATGGTTTCATTTTAGAAAAACAGGTTCTTGGGATCAGGTCAATAAAAATACAAGTTCCAAGCACCAAATTACAAACAAATCTCAAATTCAACCACTCAATGATCAAACTCCTCCAAGGCAAAACGTTTTTATTTTAGAATTTTGGTCATTTGAATTTGTTTGATATTTGGGATTTGTTATTTGAAATTTTATTAGGTGAACGCAAAGCAAGCAAAGAAATCCCCTCTGATGATAAACAAAGTTCGGTCCCCCGGATCGGGATTCTTCTCCTACCGCGACCGGAGCCTGCGAACGTCTCCAACGCGGATGGTCACATTCTGAGAATCGAAATATTCCAGCAGCGGGATGAGGTATTTGCGCGACAGGCCGGTCATATCCTTAAACTGGGTCGGTGTCATTTCGCCGTTGCTTTGCAGAAACGCAATGATTCTGTCTTTCAATTCGGCAATTGTGTCGGCATGAAAATACAGATCATCTTTGCTTTTAATAATCCGCCCTTCATTGATGAGCAGCATCAGCATGTCTTTGGCCCGGGGCGCATCCGTGGGAAGTGTGCTGCTGAGATCGCGAAAATAGGGCGGGGTCAGGCCGCTCTGTCGGTAAGACTCCAGAATTTTATTTTTGATGTCGGTCTGGTCGCCGCCCAGGGATACGGCATGGGTTTGCAGGCGGATGAAGTTTTCATCCTGAACGATCTCGTTATCTTTTACCATCTGATTGAGCACCTGGTTAAAAAACCGGGGGGTCAAGATCGGCGGGAATTTGGATTTAAGCTCCTCTTTGGACATGCCTTCCTTGAGGGGATGGACCTGATGGTAATTTTTCAGGTGCGCCAGCGAGTCCTGTTTCAGCTTCTCCATGGTGTCGTTGTGGATATAGATCTTATTCTCCTTATCGATCTGGAGCAGTGTTTTTTTGGACATCAGGTTCTGCAGGGCCTGCTGGAGCTGCTTTTCCGGGAGGTTCGTCATAATCCTGAGATTGGCAAAAGAAACGCCGCCGTAGCCGGCCTCTTCGGCATAGTAGGCGATATTGTTTTCCGGATCACCCGCCAGGATGCCTTTCAGGCGTTGGACAATGTCGGCTTTAAACCGCTTATGTTTTTGCGGGATGGGATTCAATACCCGTCCGCCGCCGATGGTGCGCACAGGCGAATAACTACGGATGACGTAGCGGTCGTCTTTAATGGTGGCCAGGGGCGTATCCAGACGGATTTGAACCACCGTTGTCTCTCCCGGCATCAGTTCGTCGGCTTCCAGCAGGATCAGGTTGCCGAGCACCTCACTGGTTCCGGTGTGGAACCGGACGCGGGAGCGGTTTTTTAATGGTTTTTTGTTGCTGGCGAGATACTGAAAGGAAACGTCTATCATGTAGTTCGGCACCAGTGTGCCCGCGCCGGCAACGACCTGCCCGCGGAAAACAGCGGACTTTTCAAGGCCTTGAAAATTAATGGCCGTACGCATGCCGGCATAGGCCTGCGCCACGCTGTCATTATGAAACTGGATTCCGCGGACCTTGGAGGTTGTTTGGGACGGGTATATCATGACGGAATCGCCGACCTGCACCTTGCCGGAGATAAGGGTGCCGGTAATCACCGTTCCAAACCCCTTCATGGTGAAAACCCGGTCGATGGGCAGGCGGAAAATATCCGAAAGGGCCCGCTCAGGGATGCTGGCGCACAGATCATCCAGGGTCGAGACCAGTTCAGGGATGCCGCTGCCGGTCAGCGCCGATACCGGCAGCATGGGCGCGTCCTCCAGGAAGGTCCCTTGGACAAAATCCTGTATGTCCTCCTTGGCCAGTTCCAGCCACTCCTCGTCCACCAGATCGGTTTTGGTCAGGACGATGACACCGTGCTGAATGCCTAACAGGATGCATATTTCCAGGTGTTCCCGGGTCTGGGGCCTGACCCCTTCGTCAGCGGCAATCACCATGGCGACAATATCAATGCCGG
This genomic window contains:
- a CDS encoding LuxR C-terminal-related transcriptional regulator, whose protein sequence is MADKLFISPKTAENHRANIMRKLDLHSTLELVRYAAKLGIIDIDSWKT
- a CDS encoding isoamylase early set domain-containing protein, producing the protein MTKAKVKSRGSLRKVKFSFESTGAREVFLLGDFNKWDPQAHPMKKDVNGRWNRTLMMPPGTYEYKFIADGQWLLDPCNDQCCPNCFGSDNSVLNLELR
- the selB gene encoding selenocysteine-specific translation elongation factor; this translates as MKQFILGTAGHIDHGKTALVKALTGVDTDRLKEEKARGITIELGFAALNLPGGRHLGIVDVPGHEKFVKNMVAGATGIDIVAMVIAADEGVRPQTREHLEICILLGIQHGVIVLTKTDLVDEEWLELAKEDIQDFVQGTFLEDAPMLPVSALTGSGIPELVSTLDDLCASIPERALSDIFRLPIDRVFTMKGFGTVITGTLISGKVQVGDSVMIYPSQTTSKVRGIQFHNDSVAQAYAGMRTAINFQGLEKSAVFRGQVVAGAGTLVPNYMIDVSFQYLASNKKPLKNRSRVRFHTGTSEVLGNLILLEADELMPGETTVVQIRLDTPLATIKDDRYVIRSYSPVRTIGGGRVLNPIPQKHKRFKADIVQRLKGILAGDPENNIAYYAEEAGYGGVSFANLRIMTNLPEKQLQQALQNLMSKKTLLQIDKENKIYIHNDTMEKLKQDSLAHLKNYHQVHPLKEGMSKEELKSKFPPILTPRFFNQVLNQMVKDNEIVQDENFIRLQTHAVSLGGDQTDIKNKILESYRQSGLTPPYFRDLSSTLPTDAPRAKDMLMLLINEGRIIKSKDDLYFHADTIAELKDRIIAFLQSNGEMTPTQFKDMTGLSRKYLIPLLEYFDSQNVTIRVGDVRRLRSR
- a CDS encoding NADH:flavin oxidoreductase — protein: MKKPVYKNLFNPMRIDGLKLKNRITMAPLYLGYAAAGGKVSPLLLYHYKEMARSGAAMIMIENASISPNGSGSDRTIRCDHNRYIPGLEKLSLTIKDESCCAGLQINHAGRFAHVADAVAPSGVPAFNRTPRALTKKEIAAIQKQFAAAALRVKKAGFDLVELHGGTGYLLSQFVSPRTNQRTDRYGGSIENRINFPVEVLKRVKDNVGDFPVGYRFLADEWMPDGLGLKESAVLAKELQKEGVAYLSVMGGTYESFFRPDIVRKSQKPGYMASLAGAIKKQVRVPVIAAGRISTPAKAESLLTGKKADLIGLARMLWVDPTWPQKARKGADRSILKCSPKCDACFKLVMQAKPAFCPRWNKEKRAVYREVFK
- a CDS encoding universal stress protein; its protein translation is MYKKIMVPLDGSKLAECILPHIEAFISGCQLNTIVFVRVTEPVPVSSHGGYQVSEMDYKLIEENTKRIKAERISAAEKYLKGVVNRLKHSGVKFQTEVLVGNVADKPIDYSEANGVDMIFIATHGRSGVSRWVRGSIADRILRASRVPVLMLRAPGTLNESKA